In Cicer arietinum cultivar CDC Frontier isolate Library 1 chromosome 7, Cicar.CDCFrontier_v2.0, whole genome shotgun sequence, a single window of DNA contains:
- the LOC101510858 gene encoding uncharacterized protein, with the protein MPQNTLVHPTDVVPHLFTNYQEGKAQQFPPYGLPPGYTPPIDTHLPNNNPLGVATNPQHGTGEFPQVQPSPLTSGFPGSSSQGKSTEAKPVMLNIHHESRPLESNQSQEKWQALEERLRVVEGGNNYGFDASDLCLVSDVIIPPKFKLPEFDKYKGTTCPKNHLIMYCRKMGFCAHDEKLLIHFFQDSLTGASLSWYMHLERAHISSWKDLVDAFLKHYKYNLDMAPDRIQLQNMTKRGNETFKEYAQRWRELASQVEPPLSEKEMVTMFINTLQPPFYDKMIGSVSSNFSDLVIIGERVEMGLKSGKIAYGYTGLNNTKKLPAGANKKKEEESHFVASNPANPSFVRRPYAAATSQISGTLNQHLQGNQDSYESQGKNYRGRKFVHFDPIPMTYAELLPHLVSNSMVALCPGKTIEPPYPKGYDTRMLCDYHSGAVGHSTENCLALKFKVHDLLKAGWLNFKENEPTVKNNPLPVHGGPIVNAIEENHQVIRAVEKIKAPMGLIFSELCKFGLIQGNADVKARCNFHLNEDHSIEECNEFKKELQKLINMGTIQIGRWEKDDGMIATQSEEKLGITIPKPLVIHFTKEESMNAPGDLRTLIVQIPSPFSYKDNKAVPWNYNVEVHLAKQKDKDVSSSKTTAVTNVSGIGGMTRNDRICSPGKSQREMRVVFEKAYTDKEEKKVENEKVENEVSNEEAQEFLKIIKQSEYKIVDQLNHTPTRISLLSLLMNYESHRKLLMKILNEAHVTHDITVDKFGGIINNITTNNHLTFTDDELPTEGRGHNKALHISVMCIDHIISRVLIDNGSSLNVISKSTLAKLPCDGTYMRPSPMVVRAFDGSRREVMGEIDLPIQIGPVTFEITFHVMDIVPAYSCLLGRPWIHSAGVVPSTLHQKLKYMINDQLVIVSGKGDLLVSNLSTTPYVETTKDALETAFQTLEIVDTAYVETTPIEPHMSNTAIMVAKFMLSRGHHPWHGLGKDEEGLKEPVELPENRDKWGLGYKPTRDDKRRLVKEKKEKRLARIENREPRIERIPICDIRRSFQSARPTSEIHIAAAEDDIFGNSSFTDDCTKISLHNLNHLVSQTEKDNEEDYEPPLDLLRAVERETQGIMPFEEPIEIVNLGTEEGRKEIKVGTILKKEVYHKLIQLLHEYKDVFAWSYQDMPGLDTSIVEHRLPLKPDSSPVKQKLRRMKPDMSLKIREEIQKQFDAGFLAVANYPQLIANIVPVPKKDGKVRMCVDYRDLNKASPKDDFPLPHIDILVDNTARHSLFSFMDGFSGYNQIKMAAEDMEKTTFTTPWGTFCYKVMPFGLKNAGATYQRAMVTLFHDMIHKEVEVYVDDMIAKSQTEEEHIIDLKKLFKRLRKFKLKLNPSKCTFGVRSGKVLGFVVSQRGIEVDPDKIRAIAEMPPPSTEKEVRGFLGRLNYISRFISQLTATCEPIFKLLRKNQTVVWNQECQKAFEKIRQYLQNPPILAPPVLGRPLIMYLTVLDGAMGCVLGQHDETGKKEHAIYYLSKKFTDAETRYTMLERTCCALAWAAHRLRQYMLCHTTYLISKMDPIKYIFEKPALTRRIARWQVMLSEYDITYVTQKAIKGSALADYLANQPVDDYKSMQCEFPDESIMVLSEEYDDGKWTLLFDGTSNIMGHGIGVVLISPKKKFIPITARLCFDCTNNMAEYEACAMGVLEALESKAKVLEVYGDSALVINQLNQEWETRDKKLIPYFTYIKELSLEFDKITFHHVPREDNQLADALATLSSMFQINRNDEIPSIKMESRDYPAYCHVMEEETDGKPWYHDIKHYLINREYPPGISENEKRTLRRLSASFFVNENILYKRNHDMVLLRCVDVNEAKEILQDIHDGSYGIHMNGHAMSRKILRAGYYWLTLEKDCYNYVKKCYKCQIYADNIHAPPVPLNTLSAPWPFSMWGIDVIGMIEPKASNGHRFILVAIDYFTKWVEAASYANVTKNVVVKFIKRELICRYGLPSKIITDNATNLNNKMMDELCATFKIQHHNSSPYRPKMNGAVEAANKNIKKIIQKMVITYKDWHEMLPFALHGYRTSVRTSTGATPFSLVYGMEAVLPIEVEIPSLRVLMEAELEESEWIQTCFYQLNLIEEKRLAALCHGQLYQKRLKKAYEKKIRPREFQEGDLVLKKILPIQKDYRGKWTPNYEGPYVVKKAFSGGALILTNMDGKDLALPVNSDAVKNYYA; encoded by the exons ATGCCCCAAAACACTCTTGTTCACCCAACGGACGTCGTTCCACACCTTTTCACCAATTATCAAGAAGGGAAGGCACAACAATTTCCACCTTATGGTCTTCCTCCAGGTTATACCCCACCCATAGACACTCATCTCCCCAACAACAATCCATTGGGCGTGGCTACAAATCCACAACATGGTACTGGCGAGTTCCCTCAAGTGCAACCTTCACCCCTTACTTCGGGCTTTCCTGGCTCTTCATCGCAAGGAAAATCTACCGAAGCTAAGCCGGTGATGTTAAACATACACCATGAATCTCGACCGCTCGAGAGCAATCAATCCCAAGAAAAATGGCAAGCCTTGGAAGAACGCTTGAGAGTTGTCGAAGGGGGAAACAATTATGGATTTGATGCTTCAGACCTATGCCTTGTTTCTGATGTTATAATACCTCCGAAATTCAAATTGCCTGAATTCGACAAATACAAGGGAACTACATGCCCCAAGAACCATCTTATTATGTATTGtcgaaaaatgggtttttgcGCCCATGACGAAAAACTGCTAATCCACTTCTTTCAAGACAGTTTGACAGGAGCTTCCCTGAGTTGGTATATGCACCTTGAGCGAGCTCATATCAGCTCTTGGAAAGATCTGGTGGATGCCTTTTTGAAACACTACAAATATAATCTCGACATGGCTCCTGATAGAATCCAGCTGCAAAATATGACAAAACGAGGCAATGAAACATTCAAGGAATATGCCCAACGATGGAGAGAACTAGCTTCCCAGGTTGAACCCCCCCTATCTGAAAAAGAAATGGTGACCATGTTCATAAACACTCTTCAACCTCCGTTTTATGACAAAATGATAGGAAGcgtttcatcaaatttttcggATCTCGTCATCATAGGTGAAAGAGTAGAAATGGGATTGAAAAGCGGAAAGATTGCTTATGGCTATACCggattaaataacacaaaaaagTTGCCCGCAGGTGCGAATAAGAAAAAGGAGGAAGAAAGCCATTTTGTGGCGTCAAACCCAGCTAATCCTTCTTTCGTGCGTCGCCCTTACGCTGCTGCAACTTCACAAATCTCAGGTACTCTAAATCAACACTTACAAGGGAATCAAGATTCATATGAAAGTCAGGGGAAAAACTATCGTGGGAGGAAGTTCGTACATTTCGACCCAATCCCTATGACCTATGCAGAGTTATTACCGCATCTGGTTAGCAATTCTATGGTTGCACTATGTCCCGGGAAAACTATAGAACCACCCTACCCAAAAGGATATGACACTCGAATGCTGTGTGATTACCACTCTGGGGCTGTAGGACACTCTACTGAAAACTGCTTAGCTTTAAAATTTAAGGTGCACGATTTGCTTAAGGCTGGATggttgaattttaaagaaaacgaGCCTACCGTGAAGAATAATCCTCTACCAGTCCATGGGGGGCCAATAGTGAATGCAATCGAAGAAAATCACCAAGTAATAAGGGCGGTCGAGAAAATTAAGGCCCCGATGGGACTGATTTTCTCTGAGTTATGTAAATTTGGGTTAATCCAAGGAAATGCCGATGTGAAAGCAAGATGCAATTTCCACCTCAATGAAGATCATTCCATAGAAGAATGCAACGAGTTCAAAAAAGAACTTCAAAAATTgataaacatgggcaccattcAAATAGGTCGTTGGGAAAAGGATGACGGTATGATTGCAACCCAATCAGAAGAAAAACTTGGCATAACCATCCCAAAGCCATTGGTCATTCATTTCACTAAGGAGGAAAGTATGAATGCCCCCGGTGATTTGAGGACCTTAATAGTTCAGATACCAAGCCCTTTTTCATATAAAGACAACAAAGCCGTACCTTGGAACTATAATGTAGAGGTACATCTAGCTAAACAGAAGGACAAAGATGTTTCTAGCTCTAAAACCACCGCTGTCACAAACGTTTCAGGAATAGGAGGAATGACTAGAAATGATCGGATATGCTCCCCAGGAAAATCACAAAGAGAAATGAGAGTGGTGTTTGAGAAGGCATACACagataaagaagaaaagaaagtcgAAAATGAGAAAGTGGAAAATGAGGTTTCTAATGAAGAAGCTCAGGAATTTCTCAAAATCATCAAACAGAGTGAATACAAAATAGTCGACCAACTCAACCATACTCCTACAAGGATTTCATTGTTATCCCTATTGATGAATTATGAGTCCCACCGGAAGCTATTGATGAAAATACTAAATGAGGCTCATGTAACTCACGACATCACCGTGGACAAATTTGGaggcatcataaataacatcacAACCAACAATCACCTAACTTTCACAGATGATGAGTTGCCGACCGAAGGGAGAgggcataataaagcactacacatatCAGTAATGTGCATCGACCATATAATTTCAAGAGTCCTCATTGACAATGGCTCCTCACTGAATGTCATATCCAAATCAACATTAGCAAAACTACCTTGTGATGGTACATATATGAGACCAAGTCCCATGGTTGTTAGAGCTTTCGACGGGAGTCGCAGAGAAGTAATGGGGGAAATCGATCTCCCAATTCAAATAGGCCCGGTCACATTCGAAATCACGTTTCACGTGATGGATATTGTACCCGCTTATAGTTGCTTATTGGGGAGGCCATGGATCCATTCTGCCGGCGTAGTGCCATCAACCTTACACCAAAAGCTGAAGTATATGataaatgaccaattggtaATCGTATCAGGAAAAGGAGATTTGTTGGTGAGTAATTTGTCCACCACACCTTATGTTGAGACAACAAAAGACGCTTTAGAAACCGCcttccaaacactagaaatcgtGGACACCGCTTATGTCGAAACGACACCTATAGAACCACATATGTCCAACACTGCTATTATGGTGGCTAAGTTCATGTTGAGTAGAGGACACCATCCGTGGCACGGGTTGGGGAAGGATGAAGAAGGGCTCAAAGAACCGGTGGAACTTCCTGAAAATAGAGATAAGTGGGGTTTAGGTTACAAACCCACCAGGGATGACAAACGGAGATTGgtcaaagagaaaaaagaaaaaagattagcTCGAATTGAAAATCGAGAGCCAAGAATCGAAAGGATTCCCATCTGTGACATCCGACGGAGTTTCCAAAGTGCAAGACCAACAAGTGAAATCCATATTGCGGCAGCTGAAGATGACAT ATTTGGGAATAGTTCATTCACAGACGACTGTACTAAGATCTCGTTGCATAATCTTAACCATCTTGTTAGTCAAACagaaaaagataatgaagaagattaTGAACCCCCTCTAGATTTGTTAAGAGCGGTAGAACGGGAAACTCAGGGTATCATGCCCTTTGAGGAACCGATAGAAATTGTTAATCTAGGGACTGaagaaggaaggaaagaaattAAGGTTGGCACCATCTTAAAGAAAGAAGTATATCACAAACTAATCCAACTCTTACATGAATACAAAGATGTTTTTGCCTGGTCGTATCAGGATATGCCTGGATTGGATACTAGCATAGTGGAGCATAGATTGCCCTTAAAACCCGATTCTTCTCCggtgaaacaaaaattaaggcGAATGAAGCCtgatatgtcattaaaaatcagggaagaaatacaaaaacaatttgACGCAGGATTCCTCGCTGTGGCAAATTATCCCCAATTGATAGCCAATATTGTACCAGTGCCAAAAAAGGATGGCAAAGTACGAATGTGTGTCGATTATAGGGACCttaataaagctagtcctaaagatgatttccCGTTACCTCACATCGATATTTTGGTTGATAATACGGCTCGCCATTCACTCTTCTCTTTTATGGATGGTTTCTCTGGGTATAATCAAATTAAGATGGCAGCtgaagatatggaaaaaacGACTTTCACCACTCCTTGGGGAACGTTTTGTTACAAAGTAATGCCTTTTGGTCTGAAGAACGCTGGAGCGACCTACCAAAGAGCTATGGTAACCCTATTCCATGACATGATTCATAAAGAGGTCGAAGTTTATGTAGACGACATGATCGCTAAGTCACAAACAGAAGAAGAACATATTattgatctaaagaaactcTTCAAAAGACTTAGAAAGTTTAAGCTAAAGCTCAACCCCTCCAAATGCACTTTTGGGGTGAGATCGGGCAAAGTATTGGGATTTGTAGTTAGTCAGAGAGGAATAGAGGTTGATCCCGATAAGATTCGAGCCATTGCAGAAATGCCTCCCCCGAGTACAGAAAAAGAAGTTCGCGGTTTTCttgggagactaaattatatttcaagatttatatcacaACTAACTGCTACTTGTGAACcgatatttaaacttttacggAAAAATCAAACAGTTGTGTGGAACCAAGAATGTCAAAAGGCATTTGAAAAAATCCGACAGTATTTGCAAAATCCTCCAATTCTAGCCCCACCAGTTCTGGGCCGACCCTTGATTATGTATCTTACAGTCCTCGACGGGGCCATGGGATGCGTACTGGGGCAACATGATGAAACAGGAAAAAAGGAGCATGCCATTTATTatctaagtaaaaaatttacagaTGCTGAAACAAGATATACAATGTTAGAACGTACTTGTTGTGCCTTAGCATGGGCGGCTCATcgcttgaggcaatacatgctTTGCCATACAACTTATTTGATATCCAAAATGGATCCAATCAAGTACATTTTTGAAAAGCCCGCTCTCACAAGGCGAATTGCTCGATGGCAGGTGATGTTATCAGAATATGATATTACATATGTTACTCAGAAAGCCATCAAAGGGAGTGCCTTAGCAGATTATCTAGCTAATCAACCTGTTGATGATTATAAATCAATGCAATGTGAATTCCCAGACGAAAGTATCATGGTTTTGTCTGAAGAATATGATGATGGAAAATGGACCTTGTTGTTCGACGGGACCTCAAACATAATGGGGCATGGGATTGGGGTTGTTTTAATATCTCCAAAAAAGAAGTTCATACCTATCACGGCgcgattgtgttttgattgtaccaATAATATGGCAGAATATGAAGCTTGCGCCATGGGAGTTTTGGAGGCTTTGGAATCAAAAGCAAAAGTTCTAGAAGTATATGGAGATTCAGCCCTAGTCATTAATCAGCTTAACCAAGAATGGGAAACTCGAGATAAGAAGTTAATACCTTATTTTACCTACATAAAAGAATTGTCTTtagaatttgacaaaatcacgtTTCACCATGTCCCTCGAGAAgacaatcaattggctgatgCTTTGGCTACTTTATCATCTATGTTCCAAATAAATCGAAACGATGAAATCCCATCAATTAAAATGGAGAGTCGAGATTATCCAGCCTACTGCCATGTCATGGAAGAAGAAACTGACGGAAAACCGTGGTATCACGACATCAAACATTATCTTATAAATAGAGAATATCCTCCCGGAATATCGGAGAATGAGAAAAGAACTTTGAGACGGTTATCCGCGAGCTTTTTTGTGaacgaaaatattttgtataagagGAATCACGATATGGTACTCCTCAGATGTGTTGATGTTAATGAGGCGAAGGAAATTCTACAAGATATCCACGATGGCTCTTATGGGATCCATATGAATGGACACGCCATGTCTAGAAAGATTCTTCGGGCCGGATATTATTGGCTCACCCTAGAAAAAGATTGTTATAATTATGTAAAGAAATGttataaatgtcaaatatatgctgataaTATCCACGCCCCACCAGTGCCCCTGAACACCCTTTCAGCGCCCTGGCCATTCTCAATGTGGGGCATAGACGTCATCGGAATGATCGAACCGAAAGCATCAAATGGACATCGCTTCATCTTGGTGGCAATTGATTACTTTACCAAGTGGGTAGAGGCAGCTTCATACGCCAATGTAACCAAAAATGTGGtagtcaaatttataaaaagggAATTAATATGTCGTTATGGTCTACCAAGCAAGATCATTACTGACAATGCCACAaatctaaataacaaaatgatggatGAATTGTGTGCCACctttaaaattcaacaccaCAATTCGTCCCCGTACAGACCAAAAATGAATGGTGCAGTTGAAGCGgcaaataaaaacatcaaaaaaattattcagaaaATGGTTATAACATACAAAGATTGGCATGAGATGTTGCCATTTGCACTACATGGGTATCGTACTTCGGTACGCACTTCAACTGGGGCAACCCCTTTTTCCTTAGTATATGGGATGGAGGCTGTGCTACCTATTGAAGTAGAAATCCCCTCGCTCAGAGTATTAATGGAAGCTGAACTAGAGGAGTCGGAATGGATACAAACGTGTTTTTATcaattgaatttgattgaagaaaaaaggttggcggccttatgtcatgggcaattatatcagaaaagactGAAGAAAGCGTATGAGAAAAAAATACGTCCTCGAGAATTCCAAGAAGGTGATCTGGTGCTGAAAAAAATCTTACCCATTCAAAAGGATTATCGTGGGAAATGGACTCCTAACTATGAGGGACCATACGTCGTGAAGAAAGCTTTCTCAGGTGGAGCTTTGATCCTTACGAATATGGATGGAAAAGATTTAGCTCTTCCTGTAAACTCAGACGccgtaaaaaattattatgcttaa